One stretch of Lemur catta isolate mLemCat1 chromosome 2, mLemCat1.pri, whole genome shotgun sequence DNA includes these proteins:
- the LITAFD gene encoding lITAF domain-containing protein, whose translation MPMQTICPYCGNTIITVTSHVPGVLSWLLCMGLFVFGCALGCCFIPFCVKSLLDVKHSCPVCQHELFCHHRL comes from the exons ATGCCGATGCAGACCATCTGTCCCTACTGCGGGAACACCATCATCACGGTGACCTCACACGTTCCAGGCGTCCTCTCCTGGCTGCTGTGTATGGGCCTCTTCGTGTTCGG GTGTGCCCTGGGCTGCTGCTTCATCCCCTTCTGCGTCAAGAGCCTGCTGGACGTGAAGCACTCGTGCCCCGTGTGCCAGCACGAGCTCTTCTGCCACCACCGCCTGTGA